A window of Acropora muricata isolate sample 2 chromosome 3, ASM3666990v1, whole genome shotgun sequence contains these coding sequences:
- the LOC136910878 gene encoding alpha-1A adrenergic receptor-like, which translates to MFCEGYWFHTNRTSMLFYVFISLLTIFANVLVCIAFIVDPYGQLRTLQNYYLISLGVSDLLMGLGTETLLIATYWNSSEAVFRAHFIFAVISGVSSLLNIAAVSIHRYFAVKMPLNFHDVMTKRRIQISIAIMWIYALHFPVFPLAGFEDPGYQIYLYVLGCFLPTVVISMAYAGIFKTIRAYTKTLMNGRNIGNTALKSAMAREKSTTKTMLIVLVVFFSFWIPFLVVDLIMVQFSLCDTYYFHVARDVTLTLTYFSSCVNPLLYAWRVTQFRKAFIRLLGLRKLMARSKNKVSLNSS; encoded by the coding sequence ATGTTTTGTGAAGGTTACTGGTTTCACACCAATCGTACGAGCATGTTATTTTACGTGTTCATTTCCCTGCTAACAATATTTGCAAATGTTCTTGTTTGCATAGCTTTTATCGTGGACCCTTACGGTCAGTTGAGGACATTACAGAATTACTACCTCATAAGCTTGGGTGTCTCAGACCTTCTAATGGGCCTCGGTACCGAAACACTGCTGATTGCAACTTATTGGAATTCCAGTGAAGCTGTTTTTCGAGCACATTTTATTTTCGCTGTAATATCTGGAGTATCCTCTTTGCTTAACATTGCCGCGGTGTCGATTCACCGCTATTTTGCCGTCAAAATGCCACTTAATTTTCACGATGTTATGACAAAGCGACGAATTCAGATTTCCATCGCAATAATGTGGATCTATGCTCTTCATTTTCCTGTGTTCCCTCTAGCAGGCTTTGAGGACCCTGGATATCAaatttatctttatgttttgGGTTGCTTTTTACCAACTGTAGTGATCTCCATGGCGTACGCTGGTATTTTTAAAACAATACGCGCTTACACCAAGACACTCATGAATGGTCGTAACATTGGGAACACAGCGCTAAAAAGCGCCATGGCCCGAGAAAAATCTACAACAAAGACAATGCTAATAGTTCTCGtggtgtttttttcattttggattCCATTTTTAGTGGTCGACTTAATTATGGTGCAGTTCTCCCTCTGTGATACATATTACTTTCATGTTGCCCGTGACGTAACACTGACCTTGACTTACTTCAGTTCTTGCGTCAACCCTCTCCTTTACGCATGGCGTGTAACGCAATTCCGCAAGGCATTTATTCGTTTACTAGGCTTGCGCAAACTCATGGCAAGGAGTAAGAACAAGGTGTCATTAAATTCTAGTTAG